The genomic interval TTATACTATAGCTATAGTCCCAGGAATCCTGCGGGAAGCGGAACCAGCATTATTTTTGAAAAGAATATGTAGATCAGTATGGAGCTTACGACAGCCACGACGAGGGAAGATTTTAGTTTCCTGCGCAGCCACCAGATGGTGAAGGTCAGCATTATGACGACGGTCGGCATAAAGCCGAGTGTGTCGGAGACAAGCATGTAGAAGATGAGGTTTGCCGGTATGAGGCAGATGTTCGCCACCAGCCGCGGGGATTTCGTCCATTCACCGAGCACCAGCAGACGGTCCCTCTTTTTGATACCTCTCACGAGGAGGATGATACCGCATCCGAGGGTGAATATGGCCGCCGTGGCGGGAAAGAAACCCGAGCCATAGTTTTGTCCGGGCAGGGTGGGAAGAGACCGCGCGTAAACCAAGACAAACAAAGAGAAACAAATTAACACCGCTCCAAATATTCTATCACTGATTTTCATCGAAATCCCTTCCCTTTCCCATACCTGTTGTTAGATCATTTACGTTTCAGCTTTTAGCGGTCCGTGCGTGCCGCTGTTTTTGATATCCGCCGCTTCGCGACTATTTCGCGATACCGACGGACTTCATGACTTTACCGTAGTTTTCGTCCATCTGTTTGAGGAATTCTTTGAATTCGTCGGGGCCGAGGAACTGGAGGTTTTTGCCCGCCTTCTTCATCGTATCCTGGAACTCTTTCGTTTCCCAAACCTTCTTGATGGCGTCGCCGAGGTTCTTCTTCATTTCGTCGGATATGCCCGCGGGCGCCGCGATGCCGCTCCATGAATCAAGCAGCCAGTCGGAGCCGGTGGCCTCTTTCAGTGTAGGTATGTTCGGCCAGTCTATGTGGCGTGTTTTGGAGACCACCGCCAGCGGACGCACTTTCTTCGCGGTAACAAGGGGATCGGCCTCGTTGGGGGTGCAGACTACGAAATCAAGTCCGCCCGCCGCAAGATCCTGGAGCGAGGGGGCAGCACCATCGTTGGGGACCCAGACGACGTCGCTGGCCTTAAGCCCTTCGGCCTGGAGCATGCCGGCGGTGCAGAGATGCCACATGCCGCCCTGGGATGAGCCGGATGCTTTGAGTTTACCGGGGTTCTTTTTGATCGCCGCGACAAGATCCTTCATGTTCTTATAGGGGGATTTTTCATTGACGATGACGCTGCCGCCCATGGAGACGATGAGGGCGATCGGGGTCAGGTCTTTGTAAGTCAGGTCTGTGAGGCCGGCCCAGTGCATCATGTTGAGCTCGCATTCGATGTCGCCGATGGTGTATCCGTCGGGAGTGCCCTTAGCGATGGCGGTGTGTCCGACAACGCCCTGTCCGCCGGTGCGGTTGATGCAGTTGACGCGAACGCCGAGGATATCGCTCATGATCTTGGCTACGAGGCGCGCGTTGAAGTCGGTGCCGCCGCCGGTGGCAAAGGGAATGAGCATCGTGAAGGGCTTTTCCTTCGGCCAGGCCGCTGCCGCGGACGCGGTGTTCGCGCCACTGAGAGAGAGTGCGCACACCATAAGCGCGACAACCAGAATACTTACTTTTTTAAACATCTTATTTCCTCCTTTTATTTTTTTGGGAATGCTGCTTCCCATAACGCACAAAAAATATCTTTATTTAAGGTGTCTGGCGAGATGCTGTTCCGAAAAAAATCCCGCCTTCTGCGTGTCCCTATCTTTTATCGCGGAGAGTATCTTGTGGTGGGACTCGATGGTGGAGCCGAGCAGTCCGAGATCC from Cloacibacillus sp. carries:
- a CDS encoding tripartite tricarboxylate transporter TctB family protein → MKISDRIFGAVLICFSLFVLVYARSLPTLPGQNYGSGFFPATAAIFTLGCGIILLVRGIKKRDRLLVLGEWTKSPRLVANICLIPANLIFYMLVSDTLGFMPTVVIMLTFTIWWLRRKLKSSLVVAVVSSILIYIFFSKIMLVPLPAGFLGL
- a CDS encoding tripartite tricarboxylate transporter substrate binding protein, with product MFKKVSILVVALMVCALSLSGANTASAAAAWPKEKPFTMLIPFATGGGTDFNARLVAKIMSDILGVRVNCINRTGGQGVVGHTAIAKGTPDGYTIGDIECELNMMHWAGLTDLTYKDLTPIALIVSMGGSVIVNEKSPYKNMKDLVAAIKKNPGKLKASGSSQGGMWHLCTAGMLQAEGLKASDVVWVPNDGAAPSLQDLAAGGLDFVVCTPNEADPLVTAKKVRPLAVVSKTRHIDWPNIPTLKEATGSDWLLDSWSGIAAPAGISDEMKKNLGDAIKKVWETKEFQDTMKKAGKNLQFLGPDEFKEFLKQMDENYGKVMKSVGIAK